The DNA window ttgttccaaaaataaataatcattgcctgtgaaatttttgggataaagtttggcaagacgaatgagtttacgaatatcaaattgggagaatgaatttctgggAGGAAGACATGATATGCAGCCAAATAATTCTGTATTAAAttctgaaaaacgattattcatttattgcataatcaagtcaacaacctaacattaaataataaataataactattaataaataataaataataactattaatagataagaaataatttttattatacctgacaaaagatttccacacgataatgatgaagattagtgatgagttcccCTTTTCTTCTCCGCCTatcattgctatcaattatcatatgctTATTCATATCAAATATTAAGATCGAAtgtaattgacaaaaactgttaacttggtccaaaatatcatgtcatccatcttctctaaatttttataattgatttttcgaactcgaaatcaatgacatggcttgaactatattttgctctcctctttgtaggcaaagtgacaactcacttgtaattcccaataaatttttcatcaaatgcaacacaaaaataaattcataaaaaattaactatataaaaaaaaatatgaaaatctaatttaatagattttagcctaactattttaacttgtttattaatattaataaatataaaacactattattattttaatatatgttaaaataaattaaaggtgaggccaaggtttaaaaacaaattcataaaaaattaactatataaaaaaaaatgaaaatctaatttaatagattttagcctaattattttaacttgtttattaatattaataaatataaaacactattattattttaatatatgttaaaataaattaaaggtgaggccaggatttgatcacctgacctcatcTTCAGAGTTTAGTTACCAAACCAACTGGACTAAGAGATacttgtcaaatatatatataaaaaataatttatcttaaggttgggggaggcccgggccccccaaggccccccttgtaggtccgccactgagCTTTCCTATCATTTTGGCTGTCCAGGTTTGTTTTCACTGGACCGGCGATCGACACAGTTCGAGCCAATGTGTTCCCGATTGCTGTACACCTCTCGAGGGCAACGAGAATCGCCTTGGCCCCGGCTGTCCTAGCCAGCCTTTATCGGGACCTTGATTTGCTTAAACGACGGGAGCAACGTAGCACGCGCAAACCATCTAAATCGAGGTCAGCGAATAAGATCACAATTTGGGCTCCCTTTCAGCTGGTCCAGGTTTGGATATGGGAGAGGTTCGAGTCCTTGAGGCCACAGGGCATTAGGACAGTGGGGATGACTGAACCAAGAATATGCAGATGGCATATTGCAAGGACCGAGGGACTTGTAAATGAAAACATCGGTCGGGTTTTCGATGAGAGCGGGAAGAAGTTTGTATGGAGGCCATACACAAGCCGTGATTACAAAGGGTTCATGTCAGAGCTGTATGGTAAGAAGGTCGAGAGGGTGTTCAACACGTATTTAGACAGGGAAGTTCTGGAGGACTTTGTCCGTTGTATCAGGGTATCTGAGCTTGTTGGGGTGGAGGTGGATTGCATTGAGCAATATCTGCCTCATCGAGTGGGGATGCAGTTCGGGTTTGATCAAGACATTCCCGTAGGTCAAGTTGCTCGTGAAGATGGAAGTTCTGAGACTGCGTGGAGAAATTATGCTCGGCCCATAGTAGATCATGTCATTAATGTACCAACAAGATTGTATGAGCCTGAAATAACCACCAGGTACTACCGTTGTTGGAAGAGATCCATAAGGATTCATCTTGGGAGGCCACCTAGAAACAGAAATGAAGTTCAACCACCGGTTGTGAATCAAGAAAGAACCAGAACTGATGGAGTGATGATTCAACCGCCAACTCGTGATCTtgctgcttcttcttcttcggctCATCTCGGTTCAACTTTGAATGTAACAAGAGACCCATTACCCCCGCCAACTGATCGTGCTCTTGCTGCTGCTTTTGCTGCTGCTGTTGctgctgcttcttcttcttcggctCATCATCCCGGTACAAGATTGATTTTAATAAGAGACCCATTACCGCCCCCTCCTGGATTCTCTTCTAGAATGATATATGCATTGGACACTCAGGGCGGTGTCATTCCATTACCCTTTCGCCCTCCTCATCAACCATAACCcttaatttgagtttttttttctttcttttttttcttttttaatgtaATTGGTTACATCTTTTTTAATGTTTCCTTTCCCCTAAAATGTTTTAATGTAATTGGTTAcatctatttataaaatttgacctttttttttcaattcttttcattagagaatatgtatattttttatataaaataattaatctttctgttttttatatgttttttttagcaTAACATAATTATCCTATGTTCTTGTAAGATTTATGACAAATTTGGTATAAAggaaaaaaagtataaattctGAAATATGTAAATGAATACAGTCAGCAAAATGATTTCACTGACACGTA is part of the Impatiens glandulifera chromosome 1, dImpGla2.1, whole genome shotgun sequence genome and encodes:
- the LOC124941732 gene encoding uncharacterized protein LOC124941732 yields the protein MSSAPIVTSLMVEREETVMPPSRGGQPIRRKARFLLPSLNVEETSPTIMIPHSSNTVPNDEVFFDGWRKCTARWEQWVSQMRPLYQPIWERAGIAEAITGSLCTIAQQKEVILELSDRWCSETKSFIFPWGEATVTLEDVAAIGGFSLGDFCVLKPLETPDLKEIEDVLIAERREIVRSKAARACQKLWMDKFMDSGSDIEHEAFPVADPEMFSRGGQIYSNVTFFAFLSFWLSRFVFTGPAIDTVRANVFPIAVHLSRATRIALAPAVLASLYRDLDLLKRREQRSTRKPSKSRSANKITIWAPFQLVQVWIWERFESLRPQGIRTVGMTEPRICRWHIARTEGLVNENIGRVFDESGKKFVWRPYTSRDYKGFMSELYGKKVERVFNTYLDREVLEDFVRCIRVSELVGVEVDCIEQYLPHRVGMQFGFDQDIPVGQVAREDGSSETAWRNYARPIVDHVINVPTRLYEPEITTRYYRCWKRSIRIHLGRPPRNRNEVQPPVVNQERTRTDGVMIQPPTRDLAASSSSAHLGSTLNVTRDPLPPPTDRALAAAFAAAVAAASSSSAHHPGTRLILIRDPLPPPPGFSSRMIYALDTQGGVIPLPFRPPHQP